Proteins encoded within one genomic window of Rhododendron vialii isolate Sample 1 chromosome 1a, ASM3025357v1:
- the LOC131327180 gene encoding uncharacterized protein LOC131327180 — MKNRFIDALATLASMLELPIGVKLRPVMIEQREKHVYDYVMSIDEPDDGLPWFYDIRNFVEKGEFPVDSTRKDRIALQRLASQYIICGGQLYRRSPCGVHKLCVHGDDIKAAKHRLSVWGPSSIRVG, encoded by the exons atgaagaaccgcttCATAGATGCCCTAGCCACTTTggcatccatgctggaacttccaattggGGTGAAGCTAAGGCCTGTCATGATTGAGCAGAGGGAAAAACATGTGTACGACTATGTCATGAGCATCGACGAACCGGACGATGGGCTCCCTTGGTTCTACGATATTCGAAATTTTGTCGAAAAGGGGGAGttccctgtggattcaactaGGAAAGATCGGATCGCACTGCAACGACTCGcatctcaatacatcatctgtggaggacaatTATACCGGCGATCTCCTTGTGGAGTTCACAAGCTGTGTGTTCACGGGGACGACATCAAAgca gcaaaaCATCGTTTATCGGTATGGGGTCCTTCAAGCATTCGTGTCGGATAA